TTGGCACAGACAGCTGTGGGGCAGGCATGACCCAAGTAGCTTAAATCACACAGTGGGTCTGGGGTGCCATGGCACTgaggcagtggtgtgctggagttGGCTCATAATGGGCTTAGAGCAGTtggtcaaactgtcaaaaattttgcaagccagttgttaaacacaaccattattaaaaatcaaattaaagaaaCTTACAATTcggtaaattgtatttttttttaaaaggtacactgggcattgtggtgtacacctataatctcagctactcgggaggacgaggcaagatgattgcttgagcccagtgagagtccagcctgggcaacatagcgagactctgtctctaaataaataaatagtgttgtaaaaaagaacaaaggtaatACAGTAAGTCTTCAAAACTTATCACTTCCTAATTCTTGTGCTACCTTTTACTCTTATCAGTGCTGCTGAGGTTACTTGCATCCATAGCATCTTCATGGTGGAAATAGCCTCGCCCTCATTTCAGACAACACATCCAGTGATGTCAAAACGGTAGCTTGACATTGGCCGTGGCAGGGAGTGTTTACAACACAGGAATTGGCAACTCATCGGGGCCAGCTGTTAAACAGTTATCACCTCACTGAGGTGTGGTGAGGTGGGGGGAGCTCTGGAGTCTGGCCGACTTGGTTGTGGGTTCCCTTGGGACTTGAACCTGAATTCCCTTGGCCTGAGTTTACAAATGAGGAGTAAGTAACCCTTGGGCCTTACTCCTCATTTGCAAACTCAGACCAACAATACCACTTACCTTCAAGTGTCACTGTAAGGATTCAATGAAATGGCAGGCAGGCCTGGTACACAGAAGCACAGGCAAAAGTATTTTCCTCTCCAGTGCCATTGTCTGCCCAGTTGTGCGGTAGCAATGGCTGAGTCCAGGTTGTGCCACTGTGGTCTTTTCTGTACGTACATCGCCACTTGAGGCTGACAAAAGCACATCCACATGGTGCCCTGGTCGAACCTGTTTCTGCGAGGTAGCCAGGGTAAGGACTATCACTCTCATTTTTACAAAAGGGGAGACTAGAACTCAGAGAGTGCCATTCAGcctgtaagtggcagagctggggtttgagCCAACCCCCAGCTCTTCACCAAGCCCAGTCCCATTTCCTCAGCTTCATGCGCACCCCAGCAAGGCTCCTTAAAGCTTCCCGCCTACCCTCCCTGCAGGGAGACACTCTGGAGGAGGGCTCTGCCTCCCCGACATCTCCAGACTACAGCCTGGACAGCCCTGGCCCTGAGAAGATGGCACTGGCCTTTTCTGAGCAAGAGGAGTGTGAACTTCCGGTGCTCAGCCGCCAGGCATCAACAGGTGAGTAGGGGACGCGGGGGACACCTGCCGAATCTGGAGGAAAGGACTGGGTTACAGCCGTGCTGGTGGCACTCTGTCTGGGAAGGGGCTAACAGAAATGAATGCTTACTCTTTGCCTGCTGGGAACATTCTCAGCCCTCTTCATATTAAATCTTCTCAACAACCTCATGGGGCCAGTACTGTTATCTTTGCTTTATTGATGTGGAAACGGAGTCTTagggaggttaagtgacttgcccaaggtgaccCAGTCTTGAACTCAGATGTACCATAGAGGAACTTCCACTTGCTATCCCCAGGCCCTGGAGAGGCCCACGGGCAGAGAAAGACTCTCAGTCACCCTCTTGGACCAGCCTGTCCCCACCCTTCCAAGGGGAGCTAGAGGCTACAGCTCTCTGGGCCTCTGATGCCCCAGGCCGGGGTGGGCGTATGAGGTCTCCAGCTGTGAAGAGTCAGCCTCTTGACCCTAGACCATAGTTGCTGGGCTCAGAGCATCACCTGGCATCTTCTAGAAGTCCATGGGGCAGGACAAGAGGTGCCAGCAGGGAACTCCTCCAGGCAGGGGCTTTGGGTTCTGTAGCCCCATTCAGCACTGCCTTTCTTGCCCCTCAGGTCCACTCCAAGTTTCCTGCTTTCTCTGGCTCCACAGACACTTCCCTGCCCCCCACTGAAAATCATTCAAAATGCCCACTATTCTGTCCTTCCCAGGGAGAAGGAGCCCAACTGAGTTTCTATGTGACATTGTAACTAAACATTGAGTTATTAAGCAAGGAAAGTCAAATATGAATGCAGGGGGTAGCTTCCTAGGTGCAGGGAGCATtggagtgggaggcagggaaCATGGAGTCTAATGGACTCAGTGCTGCCAATTACAAAATGAGAAGCCTTGAGCAGTTCACTTGGTCTGTGTGACCTCAGATTTCCTGTTCACTGGGGTGTTGGCCCAGTTGGTCTCTAGAGGCTCTCCTAATTTGCCCATTCTGTGGTCAGTGAGCCATTTCTCCTCCTGTTGCCAATTCTTTTCATGTCCAAGGGCCCAGAGGTGAAGCCATGCTCCTGGTGGGTAGCCAAGGGGGTGGCTCAGAATCCCTTCTGCAGTGTAAAGCTTGCCAGAGCCCAGCTGCCTTCCCAGTGTATACCTTTGGGATTTCCAGGCAGACCCCCTGGAAGGCACCTGCTAGGCACTGTCTCAGCTGTCCTAGGACAAAGGTgagcctcctccctgccccatctCCTGCAGGCAGTGAGCTCTGCAGCCCCAGCCCAGGTTCTGGCAGCTTCGGGGAGGAACCACCTGCCCCCCAGTACACAGGGCCCTTCTGTGGCCGAGCACGAGTCCACACCGACTTCACTCCCAGCCCCTATGACCACGACTCGCTGAAACTGCAGGTAAGGTCAGCATCCGGGCTTCTCTGGAGCCTGGCAGGCTGCACCCAAAAAGGAAGCTGGACTGAACCAGACTATGAGAGTGTCAGTGGAGgccaagaccccatctcctctctcccttgctcccttctcctctcctctcccccaacAGAAAGGAGATGTGATCCAGATCATTGAAAAGCCACCTGTGGGCACGTGGCTGGGCCTACTCAATGGCAAGGTGGGCTCTTTCAAATTCATCTATGTGGATGTGCTGCCCGAGGAGGCCGTGGGGCATGCCCGACCCAGCCGCCGACAGAGCAAGGGCAAGAGGCCCAAGCCTAAGACCCTGCATGAGCTGCTGGAGCGCATCGGCCTGGAGGTTTGAGCTTGGACCTCACTAGTATCTAGTATCAGGGAGACACAATTGACCCAGGGATGGGGACCGGGAAATGACAGTTATTTGGGGAGGATCTAGGCAGGGGTGGCTGGTAAGCAGCTGTGCCAGTGGCCTGCCTCTGCCCACAGGAGCACACGTCCACCCTCCTGCTCAATGGCTACCAGACACTAGAGGACTTCAAAGAGCTGCGAGAAACACACCTCAATGAGCTGAACATCATGGACCCGCAGCACCGGGCCAAGCTGCTCACGGCCGCCGAGCTGCTGCTGGACTATGACAGTGAGTGGCTTTAGGAGCAGCCTGGCGAGGGTGTGTGCCCGCCAGCATTCCAGGGATGGGAGGcttgccctggccctgccctctgTCCACGCTCTGCCCTAGGACCGCTCTGCAGTGGAAAGGTACTTTCCACTTTGAATTAGGATTTCAGGGAAAGTGTATGGGACAAAGGAGTTGTAGGGATGATTGGGCCCAACCCACTTTGGATCAAAGGGGACCCTTAAGGCCAAAAAACGCAAAGCCTTACTTGAGGCCTCAAAGCCGAGTAAtaacagagccaggattcaagccCACTGCCTGGCTCCAGCTTAGTGCTAAAGAAGTGTGAGCTCCTGGACTGCGGAGCTGGCCTGGAAACAACAACTACCGGCTTCTAAGCTGGAAGCAGTGAGGAGAGGGgcagggtggtggcaggtgcccagaGGGAGAGACCGCCTATGGTGCATTTCCCAAggtccctccccccacccccatattctgtctccctctctcgtCCCTGGCAGCTGGCAGCGAGGAGGCAGAAGAAGGTGCCGAGAGCAGCCAGGAGCCAGTGGCACACACAGTGTCGGAACCCAAGGTGGACATCCCGCGCGACTCAGGCTGCTTTGAGGGCTCGGAGAGCGGGCGCGATgaggcagagctggcaggcaCTGAGGAGCAGCTGCAGGGCCTCTCCCTGGCCGGGGCACCTTGAGGTGGCGGTGGCAATAACCCAAGGCTGGGCCCCAGCTGCAAAGGCTGCAGGAGTGGGCTCAGCCTCCCGTGGTGGCCCAGGCCCTGAGGACTGGCACTGAGCCTGGCCCTGCTTCCCCAGGGACACTTaggcagaggccaggccagggTCCTACAGGTTCCAGGCTCAGCTGGAGTGGTTGGGGAGTCGCCCAAGGGCACATCCCACCTGCCTGAGCCCCACCCTCCACCAGCGACTGACAGCGCAGTCCCTCTTGGCACCAACTGCTCCCCCGCCATAGCCATGGCCACAGCAAGCGGGGCACTGGGAGACCCTGCCCATGTCCCTCACCACCAAGGCCTCCAAATCCTCCTCACCCCCACACCACCTACCCCTGTCGCACTGCTCCTGAAAAGGGGGCCAAGTCAATGTTTCAGGTCAGTCTAAAAACCCTAGGGAAGCTGGCCATTTAGAAGAACCCAAAGTGACCATGGGTAAATCCAGTTCCCCTAAATAAGGCCTGAAGAAATCCACAAGTACCATTCCCACTTTCCTTCTCCTTAGCTTTCTTAGAGATTTGGCCACTAAATCCTATGAGACTTGAACCAAGTGGCTTCCTCTTTCTAGGCTTAGGACTGGTTGGGGTTAGAATGGATGATCACCGAAGGCCTTGCCTGCTCTGACATTCTGTGACATTAAATGTCTATTCTCCTGTTACCTGTGGCCTGGGACACCAGTGGGGTTTATCAAGGGGACCAGAGGGGCCTCAAGCTTTCAGATGAAATGGCTCCTCCTACCCACCCACTTTATTCCTCCCCATGTAACTCAGGACAAGCTGCAACTTCCCCCAGCTTAACACAATGCCCATACCTCACACGATATGCACCCTCCCCTTCCATTCCTGGCCCCCTCAAACGAGACTTCTCACAGGGCTGATTGCAGATGGTCAAACCTGGCTTCCAAGGACAGAATTGCCTCTCAGAAGCCAGTTGCAGATCTGGGTCCAGAGTTGGCCACTTGTGTGGGTTCTCACAAGCAAAGAGAGCACTAAACTTGACATTGGGGGTCCACCACTCCAACTTTGCTTTCTGAAGGTTTTGGTGTACACTGAGccccagaaggaaaggagagtaTCTGTGAATGGGGGCCTCCCTTGACCCTGGTACCAAGTCTGTGCCCTGAATCCCCAGAGTAGCCCTTCCCTGGTGCCCAACTGGCCTGGGGACAAACAGCGTCCACTACATCTAGGACTGCCGGCTAAGTGGACACACTTCTTGACCTCCTACCAGGAACTTTGGTAAAAGCTAGCTTTGGGGAAGGGGTTGGGTGTAAATATGAGAGGGTGGAAGGAGACCAGCTGTTAGCAATAAACATGGGTAGAACTAAATTACTGTCTCCAGTTATCTTTTCTATGGAGAGAGGGTTGTGGGGAGGGCCAGACCGTTCTCCTTCAAGGCTGGACTCAACAAAGTGTCCCTAACTGTCTCTTCAGGTCCATCTTTCTCTTCCCTTAAATGTTCAGTGTCCTTGACTCTGCTGACCTAAAGCTCCAGTCTGAAGCCCTAGCTGGCTCTGCCCTTCCCTCTAACCAGCTCTCCTCAGAACAAGGCTCAGGTTCCCATGGCCACAGGCTTTGCTGGGGTCCAAGAGGTGCAGGGGGAATAACTATTTCTCTCATCCAATAACTGTTCATTTTCACAGGACCCTTCAAGACCTTCACCCCTGTGAAGAAGGGCCTGCACTAAGGAGCTGTCCAGAGTCTAAGAGGGGGAGATTTGGGGTCAGCATAGCCTTTCCTCTGAAGCCACCTTTTCCTGGCCCCCACCCTGTTCCCACTAAAGCAGTACCATCTCCTGGGAGGTGGGATGGAGATGAAGACCCCTagcttcctttctgtttctgccAGAATTAACTGCCTTGGGCATTGGGAAGGGGGTTACTGGAGGGAGAGCTGCCACCAGAGTGAGGACAAGGCCACTCGACTTCCAGGCCTTGTTCTCAGCTGCATTCATCCCACCGTCCTTAGTGACTCGGGGTGCCAGGAAACCGCAGGCATGATCCTCACCAAAGATGCAAGAGCCCTAACAGCCTCAAGGCCCCAAGGGTACTGAATAATTGCAGTCATCTAGGGAGCACCTCCACTTGTGCCAGAGCACTTTACATATAGcatctcatgtaatcctcacagtGTCCCCCTGAGATGGGTACCCTCATCAGCCcagtttacagaggaggaaactgagggttgGAGAGGTTGAAGAAGTTGACTAGAAAGTAACAGAGCAGGAGTCTGCCTGACTGCAGAGCCCATGTTCTTAACTCCTATGCTACAATGCTTCTCCAAAGGCCTCATCCAACAAGCATTCAAAAGTCCTGGGCACTTTGGGCAAGCTGACCCTCTGACCTTCTAGAATTTAAACAGCCACGTAAGTGCAGAAACAGCCACACAAGTGCACAAATACCTATGGACAAAGATATTCACAACAGCTGTCTGTAATAGTAAAAAATTGAAAACGACGCAAATGGGAaattaaatgctttatattttgttcatataCCACGCACCCATGACACATGAtgttgtagaaaaatatttaataacatgagaaaaatctttgtgcttttttattctttgattctatttatttattttcctagagacagggtttcactctgttgcccaggctggagtgctgtggcatgatcatggctcactgcagcttcgaactcccgggttcaagtgatcctcccacctcagcttcctgagttagctgggactagaggcatgcgccaccacacccagctaatttttgtttagtttttgtagaaAGTGTGGTTATGTtgcccagttgcccaggctggtctcaaactcctgggctcaagtgatcttgctacctcagcctcccaaagtgctgggattacaggcattgagccaccacacccaaccttctttaatttcaaatttgaaaattacacaaataatgtATAAACAGTTTAgttgtaaaataaatttgtgttatagCAAGGGGGAAAGCAAATCCTAAAACATTATTAATAggatgattccatttttattttagaaaaggagAACATATACATAGAATAAAGATTATGAAGATCTGTACTAAATGACTACTACTGGTTATCTTGTGAGGCGCATGGGGTGGGACTAGGGGAGTGAGGGAGAAAAATGCTCACTTTCTACATccttgttttatttgcatttcaaaagtactatttttatatctgtgaaaaaaaggaaactgcatttcaattttttaaaaaataaaactaaattaacaaataaatagagCCCACGCCTCTGGCCTCCAATATGGGACAGTAGCAGCAAAACCATTATCCTGCTGCGTTTTGGCACACGGTTCTGGAAAGATGATAGGTGAATAATGGCCAAAGTGCTTAAAATCCATGCATACTAGGGTGCACCTATCAGAGGAGATTCCTAAACCTTTTAAAACCCCTGTGTAATAGCTGTTGCTTTAAGCTGGGGAAAGGAAAAGATCAGAAAGAGAGGAATGCCTGGGAACATGATGTTTGGAAATCCTCTCCTACCCTGGGGAGGCAGCTCAAGAGTGGGAGTATGTCTCAGATATCAGGCCCAGTTTGGCGTACAGGATGATTACAGTCTGGAAGTAGGTAGCTGTGCAAGGACCCCAGGGATCACAGGAGTTTGGAAGGGACAGGTGAGGTGGGGCATCAAGGGAATGTAGAACAGGCCAGGGCCCTAGGGGCAAGAAAGGCAGTGCTGAGCAGGATCACAAGGCCCAAAGCTCCTCCTCCAGACAGGGCTGCTGACATCTCTTGTCCTGCCCCATGCACTTCTAGAAGGTGCCAAGTGGTGCCCTGAACCCAGCAACCAAGGTCTAGGGTGCAAAGAGCTGACTCTTCACAGCTGGAGACCTTACAcgcccaccccagcctgggatGTCAGCGGCCCAGAGAGCTGTAGCCTCTAGCTCACTCCCCTTGGAAGGGTGGGGACAGGCTTGTCTAAGAGGTTGATGAGGCAAGCTCTTCTTCTGCCCGTGGCCTCTTCAGGGCCTGAGGAGAGCAAGCAGAAGCTTCTCTAGGGTAGTTGAGGCCTAGCACTTAGGAGCTCAGGCCTacctgagttcaagtcttggCTGTGTCACTTCCTAGCTGGGTCACCTTAGACAAGCCACTTAACCTACTTGAGCCTCCGTTTCCACAACAATAATGTAGGAATACTAGTGCTAGCGCCATGGGGCTGTTATGAAGATTTAATGTACTAGGATAAAGTCCTTTGCACACTGTCCAGCACAAAATAAATGCTCAAGGAGTGATAGTGTGTCTGGCTGCCTCGATTTGCTCCATCCTGCTACCTCCATTTCACTCCTTTCAAGGCCCATCTGACCCTTGACCTCCAGTTAGTATAGTGAAGTGACCAAAAGCAAAAGTCTTTGGAGTTCAAATAAAGTGTTTTCAAACTCTTGCTATATCACTTACTAGTTATATGACATTGAGTAAAGTACGtacatatacatttcttttctgtgGAACAGGAATAATGATCTAATAATACCTACCTCTTGGGGGACATGAGAGAAATCAATCAGATAACTCGTAcaaagttcctggcacatagtgacATTAAATGGTGGCTATTTGACTTTTTTGTAACCTCCAGGGTACTGAGCTCAAGACTGGGCACAAAGGCCGTGTCACTACATGCTTGTCTGAGGACTGACTGATGTTCAGACCTGTCATATCCCAGAGACCACTGATGTCCAGGCCCCCAGGAGGTGTTGGGATTCAGGGGTAGAGGGTGCCAGCTCTGGTGCCCAGAGAGGCTGGTGATGAAAGAAAGCCCACCTGAGGAGCCTGGGGCAGCCCTGGCTCTGCCCAGTCCACAGCAAGTTGATCAGCCCTGGGCATTAGACTTACTTTAGGCAACTCTCTTGGACTTCTAGGGGCTGctagaaagaagagaataaagacCAGATTTCAGAAGAAAGAGTTGAGTCTAGCCAGCTCCTCACCAGTTCAGAGTTAGAGCTACCTTCTGCGTCTCCTTCCTGTCAGGAGAAGCAGCTGAAGGCACCGGCACAGCCCAAATGAAGAATGTCCTCTCTCACTTGCTTCCTCTGTATCTCACAACCTCACCTTAGACTACCCCAGCAGGTTCTGATCAGCCCCCCAAAGGCCTCCGCAAATTCCCTCTCCTAAACCCCAAACCCTATGGCACTGTGATCTGATACATGGCACTGAGGCCCCAGCCCCCATGAGTCAGTTTCTCATTTCCTACTCACAGAGCTCCCCGCCCACGGTTGGGCCATGAGAGACCTAGGGCATTAAAACAAAGGCTAAACGAGGTTTCTTACGGGAAAAATAAGCACATCGTCTCAACAAGGCCCAACAAGGCCCTTCCCCCCTCCCAAGTCAGGAAATTCAGGATGAGGTATGAGGTTTCCCACTGGGGAAAAGAAGTGGCTCTCCCACCTCTCCTTCACAATAGAGGCTACCATAGCTTCTCACACAACATTGGCCATATTACAGATTATTCAGCCAACAACACAATCAAGTGGGAAGGAACTGCCTCCCCTCTAGACTCAGCCAAgactcctcctccaggaaggacctaaataaatggaattctATAGCACTTGATATGTAGGCTTCACCTTTTCCTATAACTTCACAGTGACCAATATAGCATTTGTATACCATTGCCTCTGGGACCTACCAGGGATAGCGTCAGAAAGAGCCCAGAGCAATGGCCCTCACAAAGGGACAGCCAACTTGACTGTGGGAACTTAGCAAGGCAATTTCCTGACTTTCTGTGCTAAAGAAACCACACCATCAGTTCAACCTAAATGCGGGGGTCTGGAGAGAGACTTGAGAGCAttgagtttaaaacaaaaatccaacaaCCAGCCTCATATCAGCCCGACTATATATAGTCAGTCCTCTGTATGCCTAAAATGGAGAGCTTATCAGTAATATCCCAAATGGCAAATAATCCTAAAAATCATTGCTGTTTCTCAACTTACGAGGGTTGGTACTACAATTTCTCCTAAAGTTAACCCTAGCATGCAGTCAAtcttcaacaagtatttattgaatgttaaataaatgaaagcttCATTTCATTCAAGTGTCATATGCAGTTATTCCAACTCTCTTATCTGTCTACACCTGCTTGACAGAGGACCAATCAGTTATGCCAGAAAGCTCTCTAGACTGGGAGCCAGTACATCTGGGTTCTGGTCTTGGCTCTAACAGTAACTCTCTATGTGACCCTGGGTAAGTTACAGTATTTAAtttgagggaaaaagagagagagagagagaagcatagACTACATGATCAATATGTCCCTTTAAGCTATGTTGTTCAACAGCATCCGTGTTTTATGACAAATAATCATCATGTCTCCTATTTGGGCAGAAAACCCCAACCCTTTTAACAAGTTGGAACAGCTAAACAACTGAAGAAGGGCAAGGGCTGGCAGAAAAGGCAGTGATAAGGCAAACAAGGGAGCATGAAGAAAGTTAAGGACTTGAAATGTCAGGGAGGTAATTCTACTCTGGGTTCCAGAGTTGTAAAGCCACTTCTAAATCAAAGGCCCCTTCATTTCCTGGCCCATGGTGAAGTGTGAGCTCTAAGTTCTAATTTATTAATCAATCAATCAGAAAACCCCTTAAAGCCtgaggaaaaatagacaaaagattaggacaatttacagaagaaatacaaatggtaaTAAACATAAGGCAGAGGAGAGGTGCAGAAAGTGTTTAACTTCACTATTAATCAAgtaaatataaactaaataaCACTGAGATATAAGTTTACAACTATCAAATTACCATaggttcaggccaggcacggtggctcacatctgtaatcccagcactttgggaggccgaggtgggcagatcacttgaggtcaggagttggagaccagcctggctgacatggcaaaaccccatctccactaaaaatataaaaattagccaggtgtggtggtgcacacctgtagtcccagctaatcaggaggctaaggcaggagaatcacttgaaccccggaggtggagaatgcagtgagccaagatcgtgctgctgcactccagcctgggtgacaaagaagactctgtctcaaaaaagctaaaataaaacttCGAAAGGTTTAAATGACATGGGTTGATTAGAGTCTTCTCTGATACACTGCTGGCAAAACAAACAGGGACAGTCTTTCAGTAAAGCAATTTGGCCATATTTATCAAGAGCCTTTAAAAGAGCATTCCCTTTGACTCAATaatcccacttctaggaatcTGTCCTAAAGAAATAATCACAGACACACCCATATTTAAGGaagttcatcacagcattatttgtaataatgaaaaattagaaactcTTAAATGCCTGACATGTACGTGTTATAAAGTCATTAAGAAGTattttcaaacaacaacaaaaaaaagaagtattttcagctgggagtagtggctcacgcctgtaatcccaacactttgggataccaaggcaagcggattgcttgaagtcaggagtttgaaaccagcctggcaaaatggtgaaaccccgtctctacaaaaaaaattagccagctttggtggcgcgtgcctgtagtcccagctacctgggaggctgaggcaggaggattgtgtgagcctgggaggcggatgttgcagtgagctgaaatttgcaccactgcacttcagcatggatgacagagtgaaaccctgtctcaaaaaaaaaaaaaaaaaaaaaaaaaaagtgttttcaatattttctaatgATATGGAAAATACTAAGTTAAAAAAGCAGGTTTACGAAACTACATTTACAGTTGAATTCCAGTTATGTTTAAAAAAGCATGTGCACAGAAAAAAAGACTACCAAGAAATCCACTAAAACATTACTGGTGATTATGACATCTTGGTGATTAGGTTATGGGTGATTTTTTCAAATCTTACTATTCTGTACTTCTCCAATTTTCAAAAACgagctttaaatttttaaaaagcacattaagGGTGTGAGGGGAGGAggatgtttattttctctccaaGCTTTCCAAATATTAAGGGTTAGAAAGGAACCCTTGAGATAATGTAGTCCAGCGGTTCTCAAAACTAGCAGCCCTAGCACTCCCTTGGTATATGTCATATTTTGCA
This portion of the Macaca thibetana thibetana isolate TM-01 chromosome X, ASM2454274v1, whole genome shotgun sequence genome encodes:
- the SASH3 gene encoding SAM and SH3 domain-containing protein 3, which encodes MLRRKPSNASEKEPTQKKKLSLQRSSSFKDFAKSKPSSPVVSEKEFNLDDNIPEDDSGVPTPEDAGKSGKKLGKKWRAVISRTMNRKMGKMMVKALSEEMGDTLEEGSASPTSPDYSLDSPGPEKMALAFSEQEECELPVLSRQASTGSELCSPSPGSGSFGEEPPAPQYTGPFCGRARVHTDFTPSPYDHDSLKLQKGDVIQIIEKPPVGTWLGLLNGKVGSFKFIYVDVLPEEAVGHARPSRRQSKGKRPKPKTLHELLERIGLEEHTSTLLLNGYQTLEDFKELRETHLNELNIMDPQHRAKLLTAAELLLDYDTGSEEAEEGAESSQEPVAHTVSEPKVDIPRDSGCFEGSESGRDEAELAGTEEQLQGLSLAGAP